Below is a genomic region from Thermodesulfobacteriota bacterium.
AAGAACGAAATTCTCTCCTACGGCCCGGATTGGAGACTCGCTCGTAGCACGGGGTCAATGCTGGCAGTAGTGGAGCCAGTGGAATGAATTTGTGGAATTAAAATTTTGATAAATGAGAAAAAATTTTCTATTAGACTATAAATTCTCCTTCAAAACCCTCAGGAAATTTCCGCCCATGATTTTTCTGACACGCTCTTTGGAGTAGCCCTTTTTGAGAAAAAATTCTGCTATCTTGGGGAGGTCGGCCACGGTGCGGATATCCGCGGGGAAATCGCGTATGTCCCCACCGTCTAAATCGCTCCCGATACCGACGTGGTCTTCACCGCACAGGTTGACCATGTAATCGGCGTGGGCGAATATGTCTTCGAGGGATGGTTTTCCGCTCCCGGTTTTGAGAAATTTGTTGTACAACACGACTCCAATCACGCCGCCTCTATCCGAGATTGCCCGGAGCTGGTCGTCCCTCAAGTTTCTGGGATGGTCGGTAAGGCTTCGGGCGTTTGAATGGGAGGCAATGGGAACTAGACTGGTAAGCTCAATCGCTTTCCAGAAGCAACTTTCATTGAGATGGGATAAGTCCAGTATGATTCCCAACTCGTTCATTCGTTTAATGAGCTCTGCTCCTTCCTCTGTTAAACCGGAATCGGTGTTATGACCGGATGCGTAACGATTCCGGTCGTTCCAGGCGAGCCCGATTATTCTCACCCCTTTTTCATAAAAGTACTCTAATTTTTCCGGTCCTTCGATAGGGTCGGCCCCCTCCATCAAGGTAAGGAACCCTATTCTTGAATCTTTCTCCAGTCTTAGCGCGTCGCCGTAGTTTCGAATTTGCACTATATCGTCGCTATGTTCTTCGTACATCCGGTCGTATATTGATAATTGCCGG
It encodes:
- a CDS encoding dipeptidase, with translation MLDNLFIVDAHEDIAYHLSYFNRDFINPTIPCMITLPWLKEGGIRLAFNTVFVPPNYKPYKTTEIALRQLSIYDRMYEEHSDDIVQIRNYGDALRLEKDSRIGFLTLMEGADPIEGPEKLEYFYEKGVRIIGLAWNDRNRYASGHNTDSGLTEEGAELIKRMNELGIILDLSHLNESCFWKAIELTSLVPIASHSNARSLTDHPRNLRDDQLRAISDRGGVIGVVLYNKFLKTGSGKPSLEDIFAHADYMVNLCGEDHVGIGSDLDGGDIRDFPADIRTVADLPKIAEFFLKKGYSKERVRKIMGGNFLRVLKENL